Proteins co-encoded in one Myotis daubentonii chromosome 8, mMyoDau2.1, whole genome shotgun sequence genomic window:
- the CEBPB gene encoding CCAAT/enhancer-binding protein beta: MQRLVAWDPACLPLPPPPAFKSMEVANFYYEADCLAAAYGGKAAPAAPPAARPGPRPPAGELGSIGDHERAIDFSPYLEPLGAPQAPATATDTFEAAPPAPAPAPASSGQHHDFLSDLFSDDYGGKNCKKAAEYGYVSLGRLGAAKGALHPGCFAPLHPPPPPPPPQPSELKAEPGFEPADCKRKEEAGAPGGGGAGMAAGFPYALRAYLGYQAVPSGSSGSLSTSSSSSPPGTPSPADAKAPPAACYGGAAPAPSQVKSKAKKTVDKHSDEYKIRRERNNIAVRKSRDKAKMRNLETQHKVLELTAENERLQKKVEQLSRELSTLRNLFKQLPEPLLASSGHC, from the coding sequence ATGCAACGCCTGGTGGCCTGGGACCCAGCATGTCTCCCCCTGCCGCCGCCACCTGCCTTTAAATCCATGGAAGTGGCCAACTTCTACTACGAGGCGGACTGCTTGGCTGCTGCGTACGGTGGCAAGGCGGCCCCCGCGGCGCCCCCCGCGGCCAGACCCGGGCCGCGCCCCCCCGCCGGCGAGCTGGGTAGCATCGGAGACCACGAGCGCGCCATCGACTTCAGCCCGTACCTGGAGCCGCTGGGCGCGCCGCAGGCCCCGGCCACGGCCACGGACACCTTCGAGGCGGCTCCTCCCGCGCCCGCCCCCGCGCCCGCCTCCTCCGGGCAGCACCACGACTTCCTCTCCGATCTCTTCTCCGACGACTACGGGGGCAAGAACTGCAAGAAGGCGGCCGAGTACGGCTACGTGAGCCTGGGGCGCCTGGGGGCCGCCAAAGGCGCGCTGCACCCCGGCTGCTTCGCGCCCCTGcacccgccgcccccgccgccgccgccgcagccctCCGAGCTCAAGGCGGAGCCGGGCTTCGAGCCCGCGGACTGCAAGCGGAAGGAGGAGGCCGGAgcgccgggcggcggcggcgcaggCATGGCGGCCGGCTTCCCGTACGCGCTGCGCGCCTACCTCGGCTACCAGGCGGTGCCgagcggcagcagcgggagcctGTCCACGTCCTCGTCGTCCAGCCCGCCCGGCACGCCAAGCCCCGCCGACGCCAAGGCGCCCCCGGCTGCCTGCTACGGGGGGGCGGCGCCGGCGCCCTCGCAGGTCAAGAGCAAGGCCAAGAAGACCGTGGACAAGCACAGCGACGAATACAAGATCCGGCGCGAGCGCAACAACATCGCGGTGCGCAAGAGCCGCGACAAGGCCAAGATGCGCAACCTGGAGACGCAGCACAAGGTCCTGGAGCTCACGGCCGAGAACGAGCGGCTGCAGAAGAAGGTGGAGCAGCTGTCCCGCGAGCTCAGCACCCTTCGGAACTTGTTCAAGCAGCTGCCCGAGCCCTTGCTCGCCTCCTCCGGCCACTGCTAG